The Opitutales bacterium ASA1 genome window below encodes:
- the rhaT gene encoding L-rhamnose/proton symporter RhaT, with protein MPPENAPFLGTLLHAVGAASAALCYTPQRWTHKWSWQTYWLFQASMCWLVLPIVFAWSTIPELSTVLSEAPRDAMLRSYGLGVVYGVGGIAFGVSIRYIGFSLTYAVAIGVSCVLGTFLNPILDGRLGEALTKPGSGLVVTGVILGAAAMLVTGLSGLRKERELASDPAIAGGRFNARVGLPICLLAGALSAVFSLSLAAGQPIADVARAHGAGHFEGNVIYLFSNTGAFTTTLVYAGWLATRAGTWGEFVRTSDGTGLSRNYLLAFATGMMWYLQFFFYGLGHVRMGSLKFSSWAIHMIMLILFSAGFGLLIGEWKKCRPSTKMLVAASIALLLAAVGLISRGNYLADLPTG; from the coding sequence ATGCCTCCCGAAAACGCCCCCTTTCTCGGCACGCTGTTGCACGCCGTCGGCGCCGCCAGTGCCGCGCTTTGCTACACGCCACAAAGATGGACCCACAAGTGGAGCTGGCAGACCTACTGGCTCTTTCAGGCCTCGATGTGCTGGCTCGTGCTCCCGATCGTGTTCGCTTGGTCGACGATCCCGGAGTTGTCGACCGTCCTGTCCGAAGCACCGCGCGACGCGATGCTGCGTTCCTACGGCCTAGGCGTGGTCTACGGTGTCGGCGGCATCGCGTTCGGCGTGTCGATCCGCTACATCGGTTTCTCGCTCACCTACGCCGTCGCGATCGGGGTTTCGTGCGTCCTCGGCACGTTCCTGAACCCGATCCTCGACGGTCGACTCGGCGAAGCTCTCACCAAGCCCGGTAGTGGTTTGGTGGTGACGGGTGTGATCCTCGGAGCCGCCGCGATGCTGGTGACCGGCCTATCCGGTTTGCGCAAGGAACGCGAACTCGCCTCCGACCCCGCGATCGCGGGCGGACGCTTCAACGCGCGCGTAGGCCTGCCCATCTGCCTGCTCGCGGGTGCGCTTTCCGCCGTCTTCAGCCTGTCGCTCGCAGCCGGTCAACCGATCGCCGACGTCGCCCGCGCACACGGTGCAGGTCACTTCGAAGGCAACGTCATCTATCTCTTCTCCAACACCGGGGCCTTCACCACCACGCTCGTCTACGCCGGATGGCTCGCCACGCGTGCGGGCACGTGGGGTGAATTCGTTCGCACCTCCGACGGAACGGGGCTCTCGCGCAACTACCTGCTCGCATTCGCCACCGGCATGATGTGGTACCTGCAGTTCTTCTTCTACGGTCTCGGCCACGTGCGCATGGGCAGCTTGAAGTTCTCCAGTTGGGCCATCCACATGATCATGCTCATCCTCTTCAGCGCCGGCTTCGGCCTGTTGATCGGCGAATGGAAGAAATGCCGCCCGTCCACGAAGATGCTCGTGGCCGCTTCCATCGCGTTGCTGCTCGCTGCCGTCGGCCTGATCAGTCGCGGCAACTATCTTGCCGACCTCCCGACGGGCTGA
- a CDS encoding amidohydrolase: MHLVDTHQHLWDLEQLPYSWTDGIEKLRRSFRFDDYLAAAANTGITKTVFMECDVDEPHALAEARHVQGLAETEPLICGIVASGRPEQEGFADHLDALSELPKLRGLRRILHTRPDALSQSSLFREHIRMLAGRDLTFDLCLLARQLPVGMDLVRACPDTTFILDHCGVPDVKSGVLSPWREYIREFAALPNVAACKISGIVAYADPGTWTTEDLRFWFEHVIECFGWDRVVWGGDWPVCTLSSSLARWVETTRTLTAGASESERARLFHLNAERIYRV, from the coding sequence ATGCATCTGGTCGATACGCACCAACACCTCTGGGATCTCGAACAGCTTCCGTACTCGTGGACCGACGGTATCGAGAAACTCCGTCGCAGCTTTCGCTTCGACGACTACCTCGCTGCGGCGGCCAATACGGGCATCACGAAGACGGTGTTCATGGAGTGCGATGTCGACGAACCTCACGCGCTCGCAGAGGCCCGTCACGTCCAGGGCCTCGCCGAAACTGAACCGCTGATCTGCGGCATCGTCGCCAGCGGCCGACCGGAACAAGAGGGCTTTGCCGATCACCTCGACGCGCTGAGCGAACTGCCGAAACTGCGAGGGTTGCGCCGCATCCTACACACGCGGCCCGACGCTCTTTCGCAATCGTCGCTCTTCCGCGAACACATCCGCATGCTCGCTGGTCGCGACCTGACGTTCGACCTGTGCCTGCTCGCGCGTCAGCTTCCCGTAGGCATGGATCTGGTCCGTGCGTGTCCGGACACGACGTTCATCCTCGACCACTGCGGCGTGCCCGACGTGAAGAGCGGCGTCTTGTCTCCATGGCGTGAATACATCCGCGAGTTCGCCGCATTGCCCAACGTCGCCGCCTGCAAGATCAGCGGGATCGTGGCCTACGCCGATCCGGGCACGTGGACAACGGAGGATCTGCGCTTTTGGTTCGAGCACGTGATCGAATGCTTCGGCTGGGATCGCGTCGTCTGGGGAGGCGACTGGCCCGTGTGCACGTTGTCGTCGAGTCTCGCACGCTGGGTCGAGACGACGCGCACGCTCACCGCCGGCGCGAGCGAGAGCGAACGCGCCCGACTCTTCCACCTCAACGCGGAGCGCATCTACCGTGTTTAG
- a CDS encoding SDR family oxidoreductase, whose translation MFSLAHKIALVTGAGSGIGRAIAETFARAGAHVLVVDRDAGAGETTIEAIRAAGGSATFAVLDVSSEADALTLASAHPEVEILVNNAGIGHVGNLLGTTAADLDRLHAVNVRGPFNLCRAFVPAMLARGRGSVINIASIGGVVAVRDRLAYTTTKHAVVGLTRALALDHSHTGVRFNAICPGRVETPFVKARIAEYPDPEKAYRDMSSTQLPGRMARPDEVAAAALYLASDEAAMVTGSCLMIDGGWSAGK comes from the coding sequence GTGTTTAGCCTCGCACACAAGATAGCGCTCGTGACCGGTGCCGGCTCGGGCATCGGACGTGCCATCGCGGAGACGTTCGCCCGCGCCGGGGCGCACGTGCTCGTCGTCGACCGTGATGCCGGAGCAGGCGAGACGACGATCGAAGCAATACGCGCCGCAGGCGGCTCTGCGACGTTCGCCGTTCTCGACGTCTCCAGCGAAGCCGATGCACTGACGCTGGCCTCCGCTCATCCCGAGGTCGAGATACTCGTAAACAACGCCGGCATCGGGCACGTCGGCAATCTCCTCGGCACCACCGCCGCCGACCTCGACAGACTCCACGCCGTCAACGTCCGAGGCCCCTTCAACCTCTGCCGCGCCTTCGTTCCCGCGATGCTCGCACGCGGTCGCGGAAGCGTGATCAACATTGCCTCCATCGGCGGGGTCGTCGCCGTGCGCGACCGTCTCGCCTACACGACCACCAAACACGCGGTGGTCGGCCTCACCCGCGCCCTTGCCCTCGACCACTCGCACACGGGCGTCCGGTTCAACGCGATCTGTCCCGGGCGTGTCGAAACACCGTTCGTGAAGGCCCGCATCGCCGAGTATCCGGATCCCGAGAAGGCCTACCGGGACATGTCTTCGACCCAGCTCCCCGGCCGGATGGCACGCCCCGACGAAGTCGCTGCCGCCGCGCTCTACCTCGCGAGCGACGAGGCCGCCATGGTCACCGGCTCCTGCCTCATGATCGACGGCGGCTGGAGCGCCGGCAAGTGA
- a CDS encoding ribulose-bisphosphate carboxylase large subunit family protein, which produces MERLVAHYLIETPRTLEAAAAAIAGEQSSGTFVAVPGETEDLKQRFAARVESIEPLGTVEGPSLPGSRPHASEYRRGRIAVSWSIENFGYNLPTLVATVQGNLYELAQLSALRLLDLEFPASFADRFRGPAFGVAGTRRLTGVHGRPLIGTIIKPSIGMSPAQTAAIVDTLCEAGIDFIKDDELMADPPHSPIADRIAAIMPVIHRHADRTGRNVMYAFNISDEVDAMLRHYDLIVAAGGTCAMLSLNSVGLAATKKICDAGALAVHGHRNGWGMLNRHPAIGMDYCAYQKLWRLAGVDQMHVNGIDNKFWEPDDSVVHSIACCRTPLLGRNGPLPVVSSGQWGGQAQETWRRIQTMDILYQAGGGIMAHPDGPAAGVRALRLWWETAVQGLTVEEATARHSELARARAKFGPKT; this is translated from the coding sequence ATGGAACGTCTCGTCGCCCACTACCTGATCGAAACACCCCGCACGCTCGAAGCCGCCGCCGCCGCGATAGCCGGAGAACAGTCGTCCGGCACGTTCGTCGCCGTCCCCGGCGAGACCGAGGACCTCAAGCAGCGGTTTGCCGCGCGCGTCGAGTCGATCGAGCCGCTCGGCACGGTCGAGGGGCCGTCGCTACCCGGGAGTCGTCCGCACGCGAGCGAGTATCGGCGCGGACGTATCGCGGTCTCGTGGTCGATCGAAAACTTCGGCTACAACCTGCCCACGCTCGTCGCCACGGTGCAGGGCAACCTCTACGAACTCGCGCAACTCTCCGCCCTCCGCCTGCTCGATCTGGAGTTTCCGGCGTCCTTTGCCGATCGGTTCCGCGGTCCCGCGTTCGGTGTCGCGGGCACACGCCGGCTGACGGGCGTGCATGGCCGGCCGTTGATCGGCACGATCATCAAGCCGAGCATCGGCATGAGTCCTGCGCAGACGGCGGCGATCGTCGACACCCTCTGCGAGGCCGGCATCGACTTCATCAAGGACGATGAACTCATGGCCGATCCGCCGCACTCCCCGATCGCCGATCGCATCGCGGCGATCATGCCCGTGATCCACCGGCACGCCGACCGCACGGGCCGCAACGTGATGTACGCCTTCAACATCAGCGACGAGGTGGATGCGATGTTGCGGCACTACGACCTGATCGTCGCCGCCGGCGGCACGTGCGCCATGCTCAGCCTCAACAGCGTGGGTCTCGCCGCGACGAAGAAGATCTGCGATGCGGGCGCACTCGCCGTCCACGGTCACCGCAACGGTTGGGGCATGCTCAACCGGCACCCCGCGATCGGGATGGATTACTGCGCCTACCAAAAGCTCTGGCGACTCGCGGGCGTCGATCAGATGCACGTCAACGGCATCGACAACAAGTTCTGGGAGCCCGACGACTCGGTCGTGCACTCCATCGCCTGCTGCCGTACACCGCTGCTCGGTCGCAACGGTCCTCTCCCGGTGGTCTCCTCGGGCCAATGGGGCGGTCAGGCACAGGAAACCTGGAGGCGTATCCAGACGATGGATATTCTCTACCAGGCAGGCGGCGGCATCATGGCACATCCGGATGGTCCCGCCGCAGGCGTCCGCGCACTTCGACTCTGGTGGGAGACTGCCGTGCAAGGCCTCACCGTAGAGGAGGCGACCGCACGCCACTCGGAACTGGCACGAGCGCGCGCGAAGTTCGGCCCGAAGACCTGA